CGTCACCTTCCCGGCCCACGCGATCGACGAGTCGACGTTCGAGGACGGCAAGATGTTCGACGGTTCCTCGATCACCGGCTGGAAGGGCATCAACGAGTCGGACATGATCCTGCTGCCCGATCCGGATACCGCCCACCTCGACCCGTTCAGCTCGCACACCCAGCTGATCCTGCACTGCGACGTGCTGGAGCCGTCGACCATGCAGGCCTACGGCCGCGACCCGCGCTCGATCGCCAAACGCGGCGAGGCGTTCCTGAAATCCACCGGCATCGCCGACACCGCGTTCTTCGGGCCGGAGCCGGAGTTCTTCATCTTCGATTCGGTGCGCTGGCAGAACGATCCGGGCCGGGTGTTCTACGAAATCGGCTCCGAGGAAGCGGCGTGGTCGTCGCGCTACAAGTACGACGGCAACAACAGCGGCCATCGCCCGGGCGTGAAGGGCGGCTACTTCCCGGTCAGCCCGGTCGATTCGCTGGGCGACCTGCGCGCCGACATGTGCAAGGTGCTGGAGTCGCTGGGCCAGAAGGTCGAAGTGCACCACCACGAGGTAGCGAACGCCGGCCAGTGCGAGATCGGCGTGAAGTTCAACACGCTGGTGAAGAAGGCCGATGAACTGCTGACGATGAAGTACGTCATCAAGAACGTGGCGCACCAGAACGGCAAGACCGTCACCTTCATGCCGAAGCCGCTGGTCGGCGACAACGGCTCGGGCATGCACGTGCACCAGTCGCTGGCGAAGAACGGCGAGAACCTGTTCGCCGGCGACCTCTACGGCGGCCTGTCGCAGACCGCGCTGTGGTACATCGGCGGCATCTTCAAGCATGCTCGCGCGATCAACGCCTTCGCCAACTCCACCACCAACAGCTACAAGCGGCTGGTGCCTGGCTTCGAGGCGCCGGTGATGCTGGCCTACTCGGCGCGCAACCGTTCGGCGAGCTGCCGCATCCCGTACGTGGCCAGCCCCAAGGGCCGTCGCATCGAGGTGCGCTTCCCCGATCCAATGAACTCCGGCTACCTGGTGTTCACCGCGCTGATGATGGCCGGCCTGGATGGCATCATCAACAAGATCGACCCGGGCGCGCCGGCCGACAAGGACCTGTACGACCTGCCGCCGGAAGAGGAGAAGAACATCCCGCAGGTGTGCTCCAGCCTCGACGCCGCGCTGGAAGCGCTGGACAAGGACCGCGAGTTCCTGAAAGCCGGTGGCGTGTTCACCGACGACTTCATTGACGCCTACATCGAGGTGAAGATGAAGGAAGTGACCAAGTACCGCGCCAGCACGCATCCGCTGGAATTCCAGATGTACTACTCGCTCTGATCAAAGGCGGCTGCAAGCGCGGGCACATCGGAACGACAACGGGCGCCTCGGCGCCCGTTGTCGTTTTGGTCGCCCGAACAATCCGTGCGTTCGCCGATGACATCTGTCCTGGCCGATACCTCACAACCGCCGCGACGACAGCCAGTTACAGTGACGGGACAATGCCTGCAGTGAACCCGCACAAGGAGTCGGCCATGCAGCAACTACCCGCCCAGTTTGAAGACCATGCGATCCGCCGCGTCTACGACGAAGCAAGCGAGACCTGGTGGTTCTCGGTGGTGGACATCGTGCAGGTGCTGACCCGACAGCCAGATTACCAGACGGCGCGCAACTACTGGAAAGTCTTGAAGAACCGGCTGGCCAAAGAAGGAAGTGAGTCGGTTACAAAATGTAACCGACTGAAATTGACCGCAGCGGACGGCAAGAACTACGTCACCGACGTGGCCACCGCCGAAACCTTGCTGCGCTTGGTGCAATCCGTGCCCAGCCCGAAGGCCGAGCCGATCAAGCTGTGGTTGGCCAAGATCGGCTACGAGCGCATACAGGAACTGGCCGATCCGGCCTTGGCGCTGGACCGCGCCCGCGCGACGTGGCAGAAGCACGGTCGCAGCGAGAAATGGATCAGCCAGCGCATGACCGGACAGGAAACGCGAGCCAAGCTGACCGACTACTGGGACAGCCACGACGTAAAGCGTGGTCAGGAGTTCGCCATCCTCACCAACCTGATCCACGAGGAGTGGACCGGCCTTGGCGTGAAGGAGCACAAACAGCTCAAGGGGCTGAAGACACAAAACCTGCGTGACCACATGAGCGAGGCCGAACTGATCTTTACCGCGCTGGCCGAGCTGTCCACCCGGCAGATCGCCGAGACCACGCGAGCCACCGGCATGCCGGCGAACAAGGTGGCCGCGAAGAGTGGCGGCGCGATCGCGAAACGTGCTCGGCTGGAGCTGGAAAGCCAAACCGGCAAGAAAGTGGTGACCGGCGAAAACTATCTGCCGCCACCACGTCAGCGGCGCTTGAAGAAGCCGGGCAAATAGCGCGAAACGGAAAGTGGAACGCAGCAAGTCAGGCGAAGCTGGTTTGACTTGTCCGTCCCGTTTCCGCAGCTCAGAACGTCACCTGCGTGTACAGGCCGATCACGAAGGCGTCCGGGATCTTGCCGGTGCCGCCGGGGCGGAATACGTACTGCAGGTTCGGGCGCAGGGTCAGCCAGGGGGTGATCTTCGCGCCGTAGTCGATCTCGGCGATGGTTTCGTACGTCTGGATGCCGACGCTGCCGGGTGCCACCCGGTTGCGGTCGCGCTGGTAGCGGGTCAGGCGCGGGTTGGTGCGGCCGCTGGCCACCATGAACGAGATCACGTCGTTGTCGCGGCCGGGGAAGGTGCCCTGGTAGTGGCCGCCGAGCAGCCAGAAGTCGCGGAAGCGGGCGGTGGCTTTGTCGCCGACGCCGGCCATCAGGCCGAGGTTCAGACCGCGGTTGGAGTCGGGGCCTTCGCGATAGACCATGCGGTCGGCGATCACGTAGCCGCCGGAGCGGCCGTTGTGGTGCAGGAAGTGGGCGCCGGTGAGGCCGGCTGGCTGGCCGTTGATGTCGGTGTACACGTCCGGCGTGCCGGCGGTGTTGTAGTAGGCGCCGAGCTTGAGAACGCCGGGCAGCTGGCCGCGGCCGGTACTCCAGCCCAGTTCGACCGGCACGAACACGCCGCGGTGCTTGAAGCTGAGATTGAAGCCCTGGTCCTTGTTGCCGGCCTTCTCGTTGTCCAGGTAGGCGCCAACGGCGACGTAGAAGTTCGGCGTGGCGTGCCACTTCACGCGACCACCCCATTGCGCGACGGGGTAGTTGTGCGCGCCGCTGTTGGTGGTCATCGCGTTGGCGTGGCCGCAGATGATGCCGTTCTGGAAACTGCAGAACGCCGGCAGCCGCGCGAAGTCGTCACCCACCGGTGACCAGCCCAGCTGGATGAACAGCCGGTGGTCGAGGAAGTCCTGCTGCCAGTTCAGCTCGGCCAGGCGGAAGTTCTGCCCCGCGCCGTACAGCTCCTGCACCGAGAACTGGTTGCCCAGCGCCTCATTGCTCAGGCTGCGGCCGTCGCGTTCGGTGACGGTGAACTGGATCTTCGCGTTCGGCACGCCCCACAGCTTGTCGAGGTCGAAGTCCGCACCGGCGTCGAGTTGCTGGGTGTAGCGCGCGGTTTGGCGGTGGCCGCCGGACAGGTTGCCCGCGCTTTCGGTGGTCCAGTGTGCACGCAGGGTGATGCCGTCGTTCTGCAGTTGCGTACGCGTGCCGCCCCAGTCGCCGGTCAGCGTGGGTCGGGTGAGCCAGCTGCTGGCCTGCTGCGCCATGGCCGGCAGCGCGCCCAGCCACAACGCGCCGCCGAGCAGCAGGCCGGGGTTCGTGCAGAAAAGATGGCGCATGGGCTCAGGCCCGGCCGGAGGAAGTTCGGCGCTGTCTGCGCCGGCGCCACAGGACGATGAAGGCGAGGATCAGCAGCAGCACCACCACCATCGCCAGCCGTGTCAGCGCGACCAGGTGCGACGGCGCGCCGCCGCCGCGCAGGTTGGCGACCTGCGTCGCGGTGATCCGTGCGGCGGGGTTGCCGTAACGCAGCGTCAGGTAGTTGCCCAGGGTGGCCACCTGGCGGTCGGACAGCGCGTCGGCGAAGCCCGGCATGCGCACGCCGGAGTCGCCGGTCTGCCAGCGGATGCCGTCGAGGATCACCAGCACCAGGTTGGCGGCGTCGGCGCGGCCGGTGGCGGTGTTGTGGAACAGCGGCGGCAAGCCGCCGTCGAAGCTGCCTTCGCCGCTGGCCTGGTGGCAGCTGGCGCAGTGCGCGTCGTAGAGCTGCGCGCCGTTCCACTGCTCGCCGTCGTCAGGCAGCGCGGTGCCGCGCTGGTCGGCGATCCCGTCGAACGCCGCGCCCCAGCTGTCGACGGGCCGGGTCTCGGCCGGGTCATGTTGCGCGGGGACCGTCTTCAGGTAGGTGGCGATCGCCTGCAGGTCGGCGGGTTCGAGATGCTGCAGGCTGTGCTCGATCGCCTCGGCCATCGGCCCGGCCGCTTGCGCCTTGCCGCGGGCGTGGCCGAGTCGCAGGTAGTCGACCAGGTCCTGCTCGCTCCAGTTGCCGATCCCGCTGTCCGGATCGGCGGTGATGTTCGGTGCGCGCCAGCTGCCGACCATGCCGCCGGCCAGTGCCTGCGACGGGCGCTCGGCCATCAGCAGGTTGCGCGGCGTGTGGCAGGTGCTGCAGTGGGCCAGCCCGCGCACCAGGTAGGCGCCGCGATTCCACACCTCGCTCTTGGCCGGGTCGGGCGTGAACGGCTTGCGGTCGAGGAACAGCAGGTTCCACGCCGCCATCGACAGGCGGATGTTGAACGGGAACGGCAACCGGGTCGGCGCCGGCTCGCTGTCCACCGGCGCCACGCCGTGCATGAAGTACGCGTACAGCGCATGCATGTCGTCGTCGGTGATCTGCGCGTAGGCGGTGTAAGGCATCGCCGGGTACAGGTGCTTGCCGTCCGCGCGGATGCCCTTGCGCACGGCGTCGCGGAACTGCGCCTCGGTGTAGTTGCCGATGCCGGCGCCGGCCGACGGCGTGACGTTGGTGCTGATGATGTCGCCGACCGGCGTAGGCACGGTCAGCCCGCCGGCGTAAGGCTTGCCGCCGGGCGCGGTATGGCAGGCCACGCAGTCGCCTGCGGTGGCCAGGTACTGGCCGCGCTGCAGCAGGGCGGCGTCAGTGTTGTCGGCTGCGCCGGCAGGCGTGGCGACGAGCAGGCCGAGCAGGGCGAGCAGCGGGAGGCAACGGATCGGCGCGTTCATGCCAGGCCCGCCTCGTGGCTCGTGTGCGCCGTGGCCGTGCGTGCCTGTTTCGCCGGCAGGATGTGCTCGGCGGTGCGCAGTGCCAGCGCCACCGCGGTGAGCGTGGAGTTCATCGTGGCTGCGGTGGGCATCACGCCGGTGCTGCAGACGAACAGGTTCTCGTGGTCGTGCGTGCGGCCGAACGCGTCGACCACCGAACTGGCTGGGTCGTTGCCCATGCTCATCGTGCCGGTGATGTGCTGGTTGTTGGCGAACTGGCCTTCCGCGCTGTAGCGCAGCCCGATGCCGCCCATCAGCTCGGCGATGCGGGCGAAGTCGGCCTTGGACACTTCCGCGGCGCGGCGCGTGTAGTCGTCGATCGCGTAGTGCGCCTCCGGTTTCGGGATGCCCATGGCGTCCTTCTCCGAACTGAGCGCGATGCGGTTGTCGGGGTTCGGCAGCACCTCCAGCACGTTCTTCACGTTGACCTGGCGCGCGGCGCGCCAGCGCAGCTGCTTCTCGAACTCCGCGCCGTACACGCCTTCCTTGATCAGGTCGTTGGTGACGCTATACACCTGCGAGATGTTGGTGAAGTCCAGCCGGTACGGCGCGTGCTGGCTGCGGAACGCACCGTCGCGCAGGGTATTGATCGAGCTGGGGCTCTGCGGGCCGCGGCCCAGCCACAGTTCCTCGTCGGCGTAGAAGGTGAGCGAGGTGCTGGGGTGGTCCATCAGGTGGCGGCCGACCATGCCGGAGCTGTTGGCCAGCCCGTTCGGGTATTTGCTGCTGGCCGACAACAGCAACAGTTTCGGGCTTTCGATGCCGTTCGCGGCGAGGATGAAGGTCTGGCCGGTGACGCGGTGCTCGCTCTTGTCGGGCGCGTAGTAGTGCACCGCCGCGATGCGTCCGCCGGCGTCGTGCTCGATGCGGTAGACCACCGCGTTCGGCACCACTTTCACTCCGGCCGCCTCGGCCGACTCCACCGCATTGATGCCCAGGTATTGCGCGTTGACCGGGCAGATCGGCTGGCAGCTGTTGTTGCCCACGCAGGCCGGTCGCCCGTCGTAGCCGCGACTGTTGCGCGCCACCGTGTTGGCGACCACCGGATACACCGGCGCCAGCCGTTCGCGGAAGCGGCGCATCGACCACGGCTCGGCCACCGGCTCCATCGGGAACGGGTGCTGTCGCGGCGAGCCGGTGTTGTCCGCGCCGGCCACGCCGAGAATTTCTTCCGCTTCCTGGTACCAGGGGTCGAGTTCCTCGTAGGTCAGCGGCCAGTCCACGCCCACGCCGTACAGGCTCTTGATGCGCACGTCGTTCGGTACCAGCCGCCACGCCTGTGCGGCCCAGTGCCAGGTGGTGCCGCCCACCGCGCGGATGTACTCGGCCTGGTACGGATACGGCCCGGCCTGTTTCAGGTAGCCGTTGTCCTTGGGCACGTAGATCGGATGCGGCGCCCACGCCGACGGCGGGTACGGCGCCATCCAGTTGCCCTTCAGCGGCGAGTTGCGGAACGCGGCGACGATGCGGGCGCGTTCCAGCCGCGGCCCCGCTTCCAGGATCAGCACCGAGGCGCCCTGCTGCGCCAGCCGCCGCGCGGCCAGCGCGCCGACGATGCCTGCGCCGATCACCACGATGTCAGCCGACTGCTGTGCGGACATGCCTTGCCACTCCTTCAGACAGGTTTGCCGGTCCAGCTGCCGTAGCTGCCGTAGGCATAGGTCGGCGGCTTCAGCACGTCGGCCACGATCACTGCGTTGAGCGCGGTCTCATAGGCGACGCAGCGCGCGCCTTCGCCGCTACCGATCACGCCCAGGCACCAGGCGCTGACGATCTGCCGCGGCAGCGGCGCCAGCGCCGCATGTTCGGTATCCAGCACGCCCTGCAATTGCAGTGGGTCGATGTGGCGTTCGTTGATCAGGGCCAGCAGCGCCTGCACGTCGGTCGGAAAAGTCGAATGGGCGGCGGCGAGGGCGTCGTACAGGCGTGTTGCCTGCGCGGCATCCAGCGCCTGCCGTCCGACCAGGATCGCCGACAGCGCGGTGAACGCGCCAAGGTCGGCGCGCGGCGCCGGTTGCGCCAGCGCCCAGGGGATCAGCGAGGCGGTGTAGGCGGTGAGCAGGCCGACCAGCAGGCGCCGCCGCGCAGGATCGGTGGGGCTGCCGCACGGAGTGTCGATGCTCTCGGGCAGGTTCGTCGCCATGATGTTCCCCAGCTTGATGCCACCATCCGGCGACTTGCCGGACACGGCAACGCTACTCTGCTGCGGGCTCAAGACGATGTGAAAAAATCCGGACCGCGAAAGCCGCGATACGTGGTTGGCGCCTCACGAAAGGTAAAGGCCTTGCCGGGCTTTCCGCAGCATCGCCGCGGCCATGCCGACCGGAAAATTTTGCGGTATCTCCATCTTGCAACGTTCACGCATGTGTGACGAGCGACGGATCAACGTCATGCCGCGCGATGGCCCACGACCGTGTCGATCCTTCCATCGATCGCGTCGAGCCGGGGGAGCATCGCCGACCGCGCGGCATGCAACGCGGTGCCGCACGCGGAGGCCGTTGGTCGAAGACGCGTTTCATCGTGGCGTCGGCGGCGGCTTCTCCGGCGCGTACCCGACGGGTCGGCAAGTTCAACTCCGTGAGAGGGGAGAACATCGTGGACAAGTTGATCAGCGTGGCGGCGCGCCTGTTGATGGCGCAGCTCTTCATCATCTCGGGCTGGCAGAAACTGACAGGCTACAGCGGCACCGAAGGTTACTTCGCCCAGATGGGCATTCCCCTGGTTGGCGTGGTGACCCCGCTGGTCATCCTCGTCGAACTGGGTGGCGGGCTAGCCCTGCTGTTCGGGTTCAAGACCCGTTGGGTGGCTGCCGTCATGGCGCTGTTCACCGTAGGCTCGGCGCTGGTCGCGCATACGCATTTGGCCGACCCCAGCCAGGCCATCAATTTCATGAAGAACCTCTCGATCGCCGGCGGCCTGCTGTGGTTCGTCAGGAACGGCGGCGGCACGGCAAGCGTCGACGCTGCGATGGACCGACCATCGCATTCATGACGTGCGACCGGTAGCGTCTCGCCGAAGCGTCGGCGCATGCTTTCCCGGTAGGCGTCGTCGGTCTGCGGCTTCACGAACAGGTCGATGACCTCCGGGTAGGCCTGGCGGATCTTCCGTTCGAGGGCGAGCACCAGATCCTCGATCTCGCTGGCGCGGATGTCGTCGGCGAACTGCAGGCTGAGCGCGGCGACGATCTGGTTCGGTGCCAGTTGCACGGTGAGCAGTCCGTTGACGCATGCTATCGGGCCCTGTTCCTGCGCGATGCGCAGGATCGCCGCATGCAGCCGGCGATCGCCGCGTTCGCCGATCAGCAGGCTCTTGCTCTCGCGGGCGAGCAGGGCGGCGACGAAGGCTAGCAGCAGGCCGATCAGGATCGAGGCGATGCCGTCGGCGGCCGGCAGCGCCAGCGTGGTGGCGGCATAGGTGCCGGCCACGCCGATCGCGATGCCGACCAGCGCGGCGCTGTCCTCGAACAACACCATGAAGGACGGCGGATCCTTGCTGCGGCGGAAGGCCTCGTAGTAACCCAACGGACCCTTGGCAGCCCGGAACTGGTGCAGCGAGACCAGCCAGGAGGCGCCCTCGAACACGAAGCACAGGCCGAACACCACGTAGCTCACCAGCGGGTGGGTGATCGGCTGCGGCTGGCGGACATGGACGATGCCCTGGTAGATCGACACGCCGGCGCCCAGCGCAAACACCATCAGGGCCACGATGAAGCTCCAGAAGTACAGCTCGCGGCCGTAGCCCAGCGGGTGCTCCGGGTCGGCCTGCTGCAGCGAGCGGCGCATGCCGTGCAGCAGCAGGAGCTCGTTGCCGGTATCGACGAACGAATGGACGGCCTCGCTCAGCATCGCCGAACTGCCGGTGCCGATTGCGGCGGCGGTCTTGGTGAGCGCGACCAGCAGGTTGCCCGCCAGCGCGGCATACACGCTCAGGCGTGTGGAGGATATGGAGGCCATGAACTTCCCCGCCGTCGTCGCTGCACTGGTCCAGCGTCGTTGC
This genomic stretch from Rhodanobacter thiooxydans harbors:
- a CDS encoding GMC family oxidoreductase yields the protein MSAQQSADIVVIGAGIVGALAARRLAQQGASVLILEAGPRLERARIVAAFRNSPLKGNWMAPYPPSAWAPHPIYVPKDNGYLKQAGPYPYQAEYIRAVGGTTWHWAAQAWRLVPNDVRIKSLYGVGVDWPLTYEELDPWYQEAEEILGVAGADNTGSPRQHPFPMEPVAEPWSMRRFRERLAPVYPVVANTVARNSRGYDGRPACVGNNSCQPICPVNAQYLGINAVESAEAAGVKVVPNAVVYRIEHDAGGRIAAVHYYAPDKSEHRVTGQTFILAANGIESPKLLLLSASSKYPNGLANSSGMVGRHLMDHPSTSLTFYADEELWLGRGPQSPSSINTLRDGAFRSQHAPYRLDFTNISQVYSVTNDLIKEGVYGAEFEKQLRWRAARQVNVKNVLEVLPNPDNRIALSSEKDAMGIPKPEAHYAIDDYTRRAAEVSKADFARIAELMGGIGLRYSAEGQFANNQHITGTMSMGNDPASSVVDAFGRTHDHENLFVCSTGVMPTAATMNSTLTAVALALRTAEHILPAKQARTATAHTSHEAGLA
- a CDS encoding BRO family protein, whose translation is MQQLPAQFEDHAIRRVYDEASETWWFSVVDIVQVLTRQPDYQTARNYWKVLKNRLAKEGSESVTKCNRLKLTAADGKNYVTDVATAETLLRLVQSVPSPKAEPIKLWLAKIGYERIQELADPALALDRARATWQKHGRSEKWISQRMTGQETRAKLTDYWDSHDVKRGQEFAILTNLIHEEWTGLGVKEHKQLKGLKTQNLRDHMSEAELIFTALAELSTRQIAETTRATGMPANKVAAKSGGAIAKRARLELESQTGKKVVTGENYLPPPRQRRLKKPGK
- a CDS encoding carbohydrate porin is translated as MRHLFCTNPGLLLGGALWLGALPAMAQQASSWLTRPTLTGDWGGTRTQLQNDGITLRAHWTTESAGNLSGGHRQTARYTQQLDAGADFDLDKLWGVPNAKIQFTVTERDGRSLSNEALGNQFSVQELYGAGQNFRLAELNWQQDFLDHRLFIQLGWSPVGDDFARLPAFCSFQNGIICGHANAMTTNSGAHNYPVAQWGGRVKWHATPNFYVAVGAYLDNEKAGNKDQGFNLSFKHRGVFVPVELGWSTGRGQLPGVLKLGAYYNTAGTPDVYTDINGQPAGLTGAHFLHHNGRSGGYVIADRMVYREGPDSNRGLNLGLMAGVGDKATARFRDFWLLGGHYQGTFPGRDNDVISFMVASGRTNPRLTRYQRDRNRVAPGSVGIQTYETIAEIDYGAKITPWLTLRPNLQYVFRPGGTGKIPDAFVIGLYTQVTF
- a CDS encoding sugar dehydrogenase complex small subunit, whose product is MATNLPESIDTPCGSPTDPARRRLLVGLLTAYTASLIPWALAQPAPRADLGAFTALSAILVGRQALDAAQATRLYDALAAAHSTFPTDVQALLALINERHIDPLQLQGVLDTEHAALAPLPRQIVSAWCLGVIGSGEGARCVAYETALNAVIVADVLKPPTYAYGSYGSWTGKPV
- the glnA gene encoding type I glutamate--ammonia ligase, which produces MSANKVLDLIQEHEVEFVDFRFADMLGVHHHVTFPAHAIDESTFEDGKMFDGSSITGWKGINESDMILLPDPDTAHLDPFSSHTQLILHCDVLEPSTMQAYGRDPRSIAKRGEAFLKSTGIADTAFFGPEPEFFIFDSVRWQNDPGRVFYEIGSEEAAWSSRYKYDGNNSGHRPGVKGGYFPVSPVDSLGDLRADMCKVLESLGQKVEVHHHEVANAGQCEIGVKFNTLVKKADELLTMKYVIKNVAHQNGKTVTFMPKPLVGDNGSGMHVHQSLAKNGENLFAGDLYGGLSQTALWYIGGIFKHARAINAFANSTTNSYKRLVPGFEAPVMLAYSARNRSASCRIPYVASPKGRRIEVRFPDPMNSGYLVFTALMMAGLDGIINKIDPGAPADKDLYDLPPEEEKNIPQVCSSLDAALEALDKDREFLKAGGVFTDDFIDAYIEVKMKEVTKYRASTHPLEFQMYYSL
- a CDS encoding cytochrome c, whose product is MNAPIRCLPLLALLGLLVATPAGAADNTDAALLQRGQYLATAGDCVACHTAPGGKPYAGGLTVPTPVGDIISTNVTPSAGAGIGNYTEAQFRDAVRKGIRADGKHLYPAMPYTAYAQITDDDMHALYAYFMHGVAPVDSEPAPTRLPFPFNIRLSMAAWNLLFLDRKPFTPDPAKSEVWNRGAYLVRGLAHCSTCHTPRNLLMAERPSQALAGGMVGSWRAPNITADPDSGIGNWSEQDLVDYLRLGHARGKAQAAGPMAEAIEHSLQHLEPADLQAIATYLKTVPAQHDPAETRPVDSWGAAFDGIADQRGTALPDDGEQWNGAQLYDAHCASCHQASGEGSFDGGLPPLFHNTATGRADAANLVLVILDGIRWQTGDSGVRMPGFADALSDRQVATLGNYLTLRYGNPAARITATQVANLRGGGAPSHLVALTRLAMVVVLLLILAFIVLWRRRRQRRTSSGRA
- a CDS encoding DoxX family protein, translated to MAQLFIISGWQKLTGYSGTEGYFAQMGIPLVGVVTPLVILVELGGGLALLFGFKTRWVAAVMALFTVGSALVAHTHLADPSQAINFMKNLSIAGGLLWFVRNGGGTASVDAAMDRPSHS